In the Desulfuromonas sp. DDH964 genome, CGCATTTCCTTCGGATAGATGTAGCCTTCCGGCAGAATGTTCAAGCGCAGCATCTCGGCCAACCAAAAAGAATCGTGGACATCGTCGACATGCTTCAACCCCTTGTAGGTTTGAATGGCCGCAGGATTGGCCAAATGAACTCGATATCCTTCGTCCATCAACAGATCCACCAGCCAGTACCAGTTGTAGGTCGATTCAACAACGGCGCCCATCAAGTCGGGCCGAAACGGCTGGAGGGTTTGTAAAATCTGCTTCGGGTCGTTGTCCAGCTTCTTTTTGAAAATCCTCTTTCCGTTCTGGTCAATGATTCCAAGATAGTTGTTATTTGAGTGCAGGTCGAAACCAGAGTAGAGTTTCATAAGGCACCTCCTAAAATAGGGAGTTGTTTGTTGTTCCTAGCGTACCAGGATCGGCCTGGTAGCGTAGGAGGTGCCTTTTAGAGGATTATCAGGCTTTCGATGTGAAGATTGGCGCCGGCCAAAACGAAAAAGGCGATATAGAGGAGGTAGTCGACCTGGCGCAGTGCCTCGATGAGTTGATGCCAGCGCGGCGAACTGTTGGCGAAGGTGATGCCGAAGGTGAGGCTGGCGAGGAGCGGGTCGATGCCGAGCTGGCGGCACAGGGCGGAGCTGGCGATGACCCCGCCGAGGAGGAGTACCCGCTGTTCACTGGCCAGCTCCAGGCGCTGGGCCCAGATCGAGAGGAGGAAGCCGAGCAGGCTGCCGATGACGATCGGTCCGATCATGCGTGCCGCGAGGATGGCGAGCGCCTCCTCGGGACGGATCAAGAGGTGGGTGAGCAGGGCAAAACCGAGGACCGACACCAGGTTGTTGAAGCCGACCAGGGTCAGCACCGTTCCGGTCACCGGACCGTCGGCATCGTATTCACGAATCACCATCAGGGTGGCTGCCGGCGCCGTGGCGACGGCGATAATACCGAGGAGCAGGCCAAAGGTGAGCGAGGTCGTCCAAAGGTCGAGACCCGGCAGGGTTTGCTGGAGATAGAACTGGTTGGTGATCAGGGTCGAAGTGGCGACGAGGAAGAAGGTAAGCAGAATTTCGCTGGCGGAGAAGACCAGGATCCGGTGCCGCCAGCGGCGCAGCTGTTCCATCTGGAAGAGGCCGCCGATATTCATCAGGATCAGGGCGAGGCCGATATCGGCCAGGGGGCGCAGTTCGATAAGCGCCTGCTGGCTGATCAGTGGTGGGAGTCCGGCGATGCGGGTGAAGGAGGGGCCGAGGAAAAGGCCAACGAGGAGATAACCGGTGACCCGCGGCACATGGCAAAGGGCAGCGAGGCGGCCGCCGGCCAGGGCGCCGAGAAAGATACAGGCCAGGGCCTGAAGGATGGGAATCAGGGTTGGGGCCATGGTCGCACCCTGCGGCCCTGGCGGGCGGCGGACGGTTGGCGCTGCCGCCCTCAGCTGCAGGGTGCGGCGCTTATTTCACAGCGGGCATTGGGCCGGTTCGGGGGAGTCCCGGTTCAGCGGATGATTTTCCAGCTGCCGTCGGGTTGGCGACAGGCGGTACCGTAGGCCTGTTGTTTCTCGCCGCCGACGTAGATGGTTTGCTGGTACTCCCGGCAGTACTGCCCCTGGGGGTTCTGATAGGTCTCTACCGGGGTAATCGACCCGGCATTGCCGCTGTCGGGGTTGCGCCAGGTCGTGGTGGTCCGGGTCGGGGTATACTCGAGGGCATACTGGGCATTCTGCTGCATCGCCAGCTGGTCGGCACGATCGAGGGAACGGCCGATCTCCTGCCCCATCAGGGCGCCGGCGAGGGTTCCGATGGCCACGGCCACCAGGCGTCCCTGGCCGTGCCCGACCTGGGCGCCGAGGAGGGCCCCGGTGCCGGCACCGAGCAGGGTCCCGGCGCCCTCTTTCGGCCCGGAGGCGGGAGAGCAGGCGGAAACGAGGAGCGCGACGATGGAAAGGATGACGAAGAAGCGTTTCATGGGATTCCTCCCCTGTAACGGGATCGAGGTGGAAAGCTTTCGATGGCAAGGGATATATCTACCCCACCCCGCAAGTTTAACGACGGCCAGGGAGGTGTCAAGGCACCAGGGTGGGCGCGGTCGCCCCTGAACCGGTGCTCAGGATGTCCAATCGGGGCCCGGGACTGCCGTCCTGAACTTTCCTGGTACTATCGGTATCTTTTCGGCAGGGAAGGGTGTATCCTGTAAAGCAAGTACGCCCATCTACGGATCCCTCCACTCCTGCTCCCTCGCCCCTTCATGCCATTCGGAGATACCTGCTGTGGCCTGAAGTGATCCGACGGTCGTGCCGGGTTACCAGTTCCATCCAACGTCAGGTCTGACCCGTAACTGCCAGCGTCTCCCTGGTACTTACCGGCCATCCCTTGGCCATTCCCAGGAAAGGGAGTCACGTCATGCAAGTCACACCCCTGTCCGTCGGCGATCCGATCGAGGGCCGCTGCACCAAGTGTCGCAAGAATACCAATCACCTGATTCTGGTCATGGCCGAAACCGAGCCGGCCAAGGTGGAATGTAAGGTCTGCGGCCGTCAGCACAAATACCGGACGCCAACGGTGACAAAATCTCCCGCCGCCCGGCAGGCGCTCAATCACCGGGAGGCCGAACGCAAAGAGTGGGAAGGTCTGCGCCCCGGCATGAAAAGCGAGGAAGCTTCGGCCTACTCCATGAACGGCGCCTACCGGGTCAAGGCCCTGATCGACCATCCCCTGTTCGGGCTCGGGCTGGTGCAGCGCGTGGTCGGCTCGCAGAAAATCGAGGTTCTGTTCGAGGATGGCAAAAAGACGATGCGTTGCCGCTAGTTCGCAGCAGGGGCCGGCGACAGGTTGAGGAGGGCGCATGGCAGATCGGGTGCAGATGAGGCAACGATGAAGATTTGCGGGTTATGTGAAGAACAGAGCAAAAAATCACGCAACGGCAAACCCCATGACGATCTGGTCAAACTCGATGCCTGCCGGATTTTCGGCGGCAGGAGTCCGCGCGGGTTCGAGGAGCAGGATTATCAGTGCCTGAGCTGTCAGGCCAAGTTTACCCACAGTACCGACCGTAATGATCAGCCCTGGACTTTGTGGCGCGGATAGCTGCTGCCTCCTGCGGCCATTCTTCTCCCGTCGATTTGCCCCTAATGCCTTGTCATGAAAACTTCGCGGCTGGAGCTCCATCCCTACATCCTGCTGACCCTGGCCGTCCTCTTCTGGGCCGGCAATTTCATTCTCGGCCGCGCCTTTCACAGTGACATCCCCCCCATTGCCCTGGCCTTCTGGCGCTGGGTCGGTGCGGCGTTGCTGGTCAGCGGACCGGCGCTGAAGTTCCTGCGCCGCGACGGGCCGCTGCTGCGCCGCCACTGGCGCATGGTGCTGCTCCTCGCGGCGCTGGGGATCGCGGCCTTCAATACCCTGGTCTACAGCGGTTTGCAGTACACCCAGGCAATCAATGCCCTGCTGATGCAGTCGCTGATGCCGGTGCTGATCGTTCTCCTCTCCTTCCTGCTCTTCGGCGAACGGGTCAGGCCATTGCAGGCCCTCGGCATCCTCGTCTCCCTCGCTGGCGCCATCACCATTATCGCTCATGGTGACCCGGCGCTTCTGGCGGCGCTGCGGTTCAATCGCGGCGACCTGCTGGTGGCCGCAGCGGTGGTCTGTTACGCCGGATATTCGACGCTGCTGCGCAAGCGGCCGCCGGTCCACCCCCTCTCCTTTATTGCCGTCACCTTCTGGCTTGGCGCCCTCATGATTTTCCCCCTCTACCTCTGGGAGACCTTCTGGGTGCGTCCGCTCAGGCTGCAGGCCGGCGCCGCCCTGGTCATCGGCTACGTCGCCGTCTTCCCCTCCATCGTCTCCTATCTCTGCTACAACCGCGGCGTCGCAGAGATCGGCGCCAACCGCGCCGGCCTCTTCATCCACCTGCTTCCCCTCTTCGGCAGCCTGATGGCGATCCTGTTTCTCGGCGAAACCTTCTTCCTGTATCACGCGGTGGGGATCGGCCTGATTGCGGCCGGGATTTATCTGGCGACCCGCACCCGTTAGTACCGGCAGTCGGTTTCTCCCTGCTCCATACCCACCTACCTGCTCGCTCCCCACTGGTTGTGAAAGACGATCTCGGCGAGCGCCTTGCGCGGCCGCGGGCGCGGCTCCTGGTCCGGGTAGCCGAGGGGGGTGATGCCGATCACGCGGATGGTATCCGGAATCGCGAGCGCCGCGCGAAGCGCCCCTTCGTCGAACCATCCCATCCAGCAGCTGCCGAGGCCGAGGGCATGGGCGGCGAGGCAGAGGTGCTCAAAGGCGATGGCGGCGTCGGCGATATAGTAGGCGATGCCGTTCTCGACTCCCGATTCGGCCGGGTCGGCGCAGACTACGATCACCAGCGGGGCCGTGGCGAGGGCCCGGTAGCCCGGATTATCTTCCGGGAAGGCCTGCAGCAGGGCGGCACGGCGCTGCGGGTCGTCGATCACCAGAAAGCGCCAGCACTGCAAATTCTTCCAGGAGGGAGCGAGCCGCGCCGCCTCCAGCACCTGGGCGAGTTTCTCCGCCTCTATCGGCGTCTCCCGGTACTTGCGGATGCTGCGTCGATCCCGAAAGACGTCGAAGATATCCATCCCCGTCAGCTCCTTTCTTCCCCTACATATTGCGGCGGTACTGGCCGCCGACGGCGTAGAGCGCCTTGCTGAT is a window encoding:
- a CDS encoding RT0821/Lpp0805 family surface protein translates to MKRFFVILSIVALLVSACSPASGPKEGAGTLLGAGTGALLGAQVGHGQGRLVAVAIGTLAGALMGQEIGRSLDRADQLAMQQNAQYALEYTPTRTTTTWRNPDSGNAGSITPVETYQNPQGQYCREYQQTIYVGGEKQQAYGTACRQPDGSWKIIR
- a CDS encoding DMT family transporter translates to MKTSRLELHPYILLTLAVLFWAGNFILGRAFHSDIPPIALAFWRWVGAALLVSGPALKFLRRDGPLLRRHWRMVLLLAALGIAAFNTLVYSGLQYTQAINALLMQSLMPVLIVLLSFLLFGERVRPLQALGILVSLAGAITIIAHGDPALLAALRFNRGDLLVAAAVVCYAGYSTLLRKRPPVHPLSFIAVTFWLGALMIFPLYLWETFWVRPLRLQAGAALVIGYVAVFPSIVSYLCYNRGVAEIGANRAGLFIHLLPLFGSLMAILFLGETFFLYHAVGIGLIAAGIYLATRTR
- a CDS encoding cation:proton antiporter, whose product is MAPTLIPILQALACIFLGALAGGRLAALCHVPRVTGYLLVGLFLGPSFTRIAGLPPLISQQALIELRPLADIGLALILMNIGGLFQMEQLRRWRHRILVFSASEILLTFFLVATSTLITNQFYLQQTLPGLDLWTTSLTFGLLLGIIAVATAPAATLMVIREYDADGPVTGTVLTLVGFNNLVSVLGFALLTHLLIRPEEALAILAARMIGPIVIGSLLGFLLSIWAQRLELASEQRVLLLGGVIASSALCRQLGIDPLLASLTFGITFANSSPRWHQLIEALRQVDYLLYIAFFVLAGANLHIESLIIL
- a CDS encoding nitroreductase family protein produces the protein MDIFDVFRDRRSIRKYRETPIEAEKLAQVLEAARLAPSWKNLQCWRFLVIDDPQRRAALLQAFPEDNPGYRALATAPLVIVVCADPAESGVENGIAYYIADAAIAFEHLCLAAHALGLGSCWMGWFDEGALRAALAIPDTIRVIGITPLGYPDQEPRPRPRKALAEIVFHNQWGASR